The following are encoded in a window of Lichenicola cladoniae genomic DNA:
- a CDS encoding CocE/NonD family hydrolase, whose amino-acid sequence MTLRRSTGKTLIPFLAALLLPAAALAAAPDPLLVATGNDIPAHVDMPRSGFDYLKRDVMIPMRDGVTLHTVIVIPKNAHDAPILLTRTPYDATKRATRSNSPSMLATLPQGDDVFVAGGYIRVFQDVRGKYGSNGDYVMTRPPIGPLNPSNTDDTTDAWDTIDWLVKNLPESNGRVGMTGSSYEGWTVVMALLHPHPALKVASPESPMVDGWMGDDWFHYGAFRQSSLDYLPSQMTVKGEGDEIPRPGYDDYANFLKAGSAGEFARAAGLEQFPFWRRMAAHPAYDAFWQGQALDHMVAANPSDVPTLWEQGLWDQEDMWGAIHSWMALKAKGHEGNNVLIMGPWRHSQVNYDGSSLGRLNWDGDTALQYRRDILRPFFDQYLKPGAPKANVPAAFIYNTGENHWDRFAQWPLACDSGCTSPMTPLFLQSGFSLSFEHPAANAGSDSYVSDPAKPVPYLSQPVAFADGARWKPWLTSDQRNAANRPDVLAYETTPLTKEVRISGQPAADMFAATTGTDADWVVKLIDVFPDTVPSDPTMGGYQLPIAMDIFRGRYRESFAKPAPIPAGQVERYRFTLPPTNHVFLPGHRIMVQIQSSWFPLYDRNPQHYVDNIFYAKPADYMTATQRIMHQGAEASAVWLPVVPTP is encoded by the coding sequence ATGACGTTACGCAGATCGACCGGGAAGACCCTCATTCCATTCCTGGCTGCCCTCCTGTTGCCGGCTGCGGCCCTGGCAGCAGCGCCCGATCCCCTGCTGGTCGCCACCGGCAACGACATTCCCGCCCATGTCGACATGCCCAGATCCGGCTTCGACTACCTCAAGCGCGACGTGATGATCCCGATGCGTGACGGGGTGACGCTACATACGGTCATCGTCATCCCGAAGAACGCCCATGACGCGCCGATCCTGCTGACCCGCACCCCGTATGACGCCACCAAGCGCGCCACCCGCAGCAACAGCCCGTCGATGCTGGCCACACTACCGCAAGGCGACGACGTGTTCGTGGCCGGCGGCTACATCCGCGTGTTCCAGGACGTGCGCGGCAAGTACGGCTCGAACGGCGACTACGTCATGACGCGGCCGCCGATCGGGCCGCTGAACCCGTCCAATACCGACGACACCACCGATGCCTGGGACACGATCGACTGGCTGGTGAAGAACCTGCCGGAAAGCAACGGCCGGGTCGGCATGACCGGCTCCTCCTACGAGGGCTGGACCGTGGTGATGGCGTTGCTGCATCCGCACCCGGCCCTGAAGGTCGCATCGCCCGAGAGCCCGATGGTCGATGGCTGGATGGGCGACGACTGGTTCCATTACGGCGCCTTCCGGCAGTCGAGCTTGGACTACCTGCCCAGCCAGATGACGGTGAAGGGCGAGGGCGATGAAATTCCCCGCCCCGGCTACGACGACTACGCCAACTTTCTGAAGGCCGGGTCCGCCGGCGAATTCGCCAGGGCGGCCGGGCTCGAGCAGTTTCCGTTCTGGCGCCGGATGGCGGCGCACCCGGCCTACGACGCGTTCTGGCAGGGGCAGGCGCTCGATCACATGGTGGCGGCGAACCCGTCGGATGTGCCGACCCTATGGGAGCAGGGCCTGTGGGACCAAGAGGATATGTGGGGTGCGATCCATAGCTGGATGGCGCTGAAGGCGAAGGGCCACGAGGGCAACAACGTCCTGATCATGGGGCCCTGGCGGCACAGCCAGGTGAACTATGACGGCTCCAGCCTGGGCCGGCTGAACTGGGACGGCGACACCGCCCTCCAGTATCGCCGGGACATCCTGCGGCCGTTCTTCGACCAGTATCTGAAACCGGGCGCGCCCAAGGCCAACGTGCCGGCCGCCTTCATCTACAATACCGGCGAAAACCATTGGGACCGGTTCGCACAATGGCCGCTGGCCTGCGACAGCGGCTGCACCTCACCGATGACGCCGCTGTTCCTGCAGTCCGGCTTCTCGCTCTCGTTCGAGCATCCGGCAGCAAATGCCGGCTCGGACAGCTACGTCTCCGATCCCGCCAAGCCCGTGCCCTACCTGTCGCAGCCGGTCGCTTTCGCCGATGGCGCACGCTGGAAACCCTGGCTGACCAGCGACCAGCGCAACGCCGCGAACCGGCCGGACGTGCTGGCCTACGAAACCACGCCGCTGACCAAGGAGGTACGCATCTCCGGCCAGCCGGCAGCGGACATGTTCGCCGCCACCACCGGCACCGATGCCGACTGGGTGGTGAAGCTGATCGACGTGTTTCCGGACACGGTGCCCTCAGACCCCACCATGGGCGGCTACCAGCTGCCGATCGCCATGGACATCTTTCGCGGGCGCTACCGGGAGAGCTTCGCCAAGCCGGCGCCGATCCCGGCCGGCCAGGTCGAGCGTTATCGCTTCACCCTGCCGCCGACCAACCACGTGTTCCTGCCCGGCCACCGGATCATGGTGCAGATCCAGTCGAGCTGGTTTCCGCTCTATGACCGCAATCCGCAGCATTATGTGGACAACATCTTCTACGCCAAGCCCGCCGACTACATGACCGCGACGCAGCGGATCATGCATCAGGGTGCCGAGGCGAGCGCCGTGTGGCTGCCGGTGGTGCCGACCCCCTGA
- a CDS encoding ATPase domain-containing protein, with amino-acid sequence MDDLERLKSGVPGLDLILGGGMVVGSSYIVQGRPGSGKTILANQIAFHQAEQGHKILFATFLAESHERLFQFLSTLSFFDPGHVGTNIQFVSALDAIETDGLAEVVTLLRREIGRQKSTLLIVDGMTNIQPRDGGLLDGKRFIAGLQAHASFAGCTVLFLTNSRIGEDSPELTMVDGIIEMGEDLIGSRSVRRIQLRKTRGSAALSGLHELEITSDGITIHPRLEAVFNYPSIADSVVGGTGRLESGIPTLDEMVGGGLPRASSTLMLGPSGCGKTTMGLAFLQSCTPQEPGILFGLYETPSRLMLKARSVGMALQPLVESGALHLVWQPPTERLLDALGHRLLDAVRTTGAKRVFIDSLSAIARSATIPGRSVAFFTSLMNELRARDVLVLASWEMRELFGGDLQTPTPELSGVMDNLLLMRFLELRAELRRVVSVLKVRDSAYDPSLRELVITDTGVALTKTLDQVAAIMSGSAQPPGHR; translated from the coding sequence ATGGACGATCTCGAACGGCTGAAATCCGGTGTTCCGGGTCTCGACCTGATCCTGGGTGGCGGCATGGTCGTCGGCTCCTCCTACATCGTCCAGGGCCGCCCCGGCTCGGGGAAGACCATCCTTGCCAACCAGATCGCTTTCCATCAGGCGGAGCAGGGCCACAAAATCCTGTTCGCAACTTTTCTGGCCGAGAGCCACGAACGGCTGTTCCAGTTCCTGTCCACGCTCAGCTTCTTCGACCCCGGGCACGTGGGCACCAATATCCAGTTCGTCAGCGCACTCGACGCGATCGAGACGGATGGTCTTGCCGAAGTGGTCACTCTGCTGCGCCGGGAGATCGGCCGGCAGAAGTCCACACTGCTGATCGTCGACGGCATGACCAACATCCAGCCACGCGACGGGGGGCTGCTCGACGGCAAACGCTTCATCGCCGGGCTCCAGGCCCATGCAAGCTTTGCCGGATGTACCGTGCTGTTCCTGACCAACTCCCGGATCGGGGAAGACAGTCCCGAACTCACCATGGTCGATGGCATCATCGAGATGGGCGAGGATCTGATCGGCAGCCGCTCGGTGCGCCGCATCCAGCTCCGCAAGACCCGTGGCAGCGCCGCATTGTCCGGCCTGCACGAGCTCGAGATCACCTCGGATGGGATCACCATCCATCCACGGCTCGAAGCGGTTTTTAACTACCCCTCCATCGCGGACTCGGTCGTCGGCGGGACGGGAAGGCTCGAAAGCGGCATCCCTACGCTGGATGAGATGGTGGGAGGCGGGCTGCCGCGCGCGTCGTCCACCCTGATGCTGGGCCCGTCCGGCTGCGGCAAGACGACCATGGGCCTGGCGTTCTTGCAAAGCTGCACGCCTCAGGAACCGGGCATTCTGTTCGGTCTCTACGAGACGCCCTCGCGTCTGATGCTGAAGGCACGGTCGGTTGGCATGGCATTGCAGCCGCTGGTCGAGAGCGGAGCCCTGCATCTGGTCTGGCAGCCGCCCACGGAGCGGCTGCTGGATGCGCTCGGTCATCGGCTGCTCGACGCGGTCCGGACCACCGGGGCCAAGCGGGTGTTCATCGACAGCCTGAGTGCCATCGCACGCTCGGCGACGATCCCCGGCCGGAGCGTCGCCTTCTTCACCAGCCTGATGAACGAACTCCGGGCTCGCGATGTCCTGGTGCTGGCAAGCTGGGAGATGCGCGAGTTGTTCGGCGGCGATCTGCAGACACCGACGCCGGAGCTGTCGGGTGTGATGGACAATCTGCTCCTGATGCGGTTCCTGGAACTCCGGGCTGAACTCCGGCGGGTGGTATCCGTTCTGAAGGTTCGTGACAGCGCGTACGATCCCTCGTTACGCGAACTGGTCATAACCGACACGGGGGTTGCTCTGACCAAGACACTCGATCAAGTAGCCGCCATCATGTCGGGATCTGCTCAGCCTCCTGGCCATCGCTGA
- a CDS encoding response regulator yields MVDDEFLVGDVVAFALEDEGYRVARAGNGSKAFDLLGKVHPDLIITDYMMPVMNGLELADAVRASLGSDAPPIILMSGAQAHIGRARGDLFAAVFDKPFKISDILASVQAIVGPPSLS; encoded by the coding sequence GTGGTGGATGACGAGTTCCTTGTGGGGGACGTTGTCGCCTTCGCACTCGAGGATGAGGGTTATCGCGTCGCCCGCGCCGGCAACGGCAGCAAAGCGTTTGACCTACTAGGCAAGGTGCATCCGGACCTGATCATCACCGACTACATGATGCCGGTGATGAATGGACTGGAACTTGCCGACGCAGTCCGCGCAAGCCTCGGCAGCGACGCACCCCCGATAATACTCATGAGCGGTGCGCAGGCCCATATCGGCCGTGCCAGGGGTGATCTGTTCGCCGCTGTCTTCGACAAGCCCTTCAAGATCAGCGATATCCTTGCCAGCGTCCAGGCGATTGTCGGTCCCCCAAGCCTGTCATGA
- a CDS encoding LysR family transcriptional regulator produces the protein MSTLPDLEAWAIFARVAETGSFAVAAAELGLSTATVSKAVARLEQRIGGALLSRTSRRLALTTLGDEIATRALRLLTDAEALEADMLDRTAQPKGLVRMAVPMSFGQQQVAPLLPGLLLQYPQISIDLHLGDEVVDLVGGGFDFALRIARLENSSLRARRICNVRLMLVASPLYVAMHGLPAHPLELQDRPCFGYAYQPTANRWAFTAQEGEQVTVHLSGPLRSNNGDSIKPALLSGIGLAALPDFLIWSELQEGRLIEVLPDWALPTVPLSLVTPPASLRPARVTVTMDFLHDALIKAPWAAAPS, from the coding sequence ATGAGCACTCTCCCTGACCTCGAAGCCTGGGCGATTTTTGCCCGGGTCGCCGAGACCGGCTCGTTTGCCGTAGCCGCGGCCGAACTCGGCCTTTCGACCGCGACCGTCTCCAAGGCGGTCGCACGGCTGGAGCAACGGATCGGCGGTGCGTTGCTGAGTCGCACCTCGCGGCGGCTCGCCCTGACAACGCTCGGCGACGAGATCGCCACGCGGGCGCTGCGTCTGCTGACCGATGCCGAGGCGCTCGAGGCCGACATGCTGGACCGGACGGCGCAGCCGAAGGGGCTGGTGCGAATGGCGGTGCCGATGTCGTTCGGGCAGCAGCAGGTGGCGCCGTTGCTACCCGGCCTGCTGCTCCAGTATCCGCAGATCTCGATCGACCTGCACCTTGGTGACGAGGTGGTGGACCTGGTCGGTGGAGGGTTCGATTTCGCGTTGCGGATCGCGCGCCTGGAGAATTCGTCGCTCCGCGCTCGGCGGATCTGCAACGTCCGGCTCATGCTGGTCGCCTCGCCGCTCTATGTCGCGATGCACGGGCTTCCGGCGCATCCGCTCGAGCTACAGGACCGGCCATGCTTCGGCTACGCGTATCAGCCGACCGCCAATCGTTGGGCTTTTACCGCACAGGAGGGGGAGCAGGTGACAGTGCATCTTTCGGGCCCGCTTCGATCCAATAACGGCGACTCCATCAAGCCGGCGCTCCTGTCCGGGATAGGCCTGGCAGCACTGCCGGACTTCCTGATCTGGAGCGAGCTTCAGGAAGGCCGGCTGATCGAGGTCCTGCCGGATTGGGCCTTGCCGACCGTGCCACTCAGCCTGGTGACACCACCTGCATCATTGCGGCCGGCGCGGGTGACGGTAACGATGGATTTCCTGCACGACGCTCTCATCAAGGCGCCATGGGCTGCGGCACCGTCATGA
- a CDS encoding pirin family protein: MIELRPFRTLGGANHGWLNAKHHFSFASYHDPERNQWGALRVWNDDEIAGGSGFPAHPHRDMEIITYIREGAITHKDSLGNSGRTEAGDVQVMSAGSGIRHSEANDEPGLTRIFQIWIMPDRQGGEPSWGARPFPRDARAGRFVTLASGFEQDADALPIRADARVSGATLKAGESVEYAAEGTRHIYLVPATGTIEVNGVRAEARDGVAVQGEASLRITAIDDAEIILVDAS; encoded by the coding sequence ATGATCGAGCTTAGACCTTTCCGGACGCTTGGCGGTGCCAACCATGGTTGGCTCAATGCGAAGCATCACTTCTCCTTCGCCAGCTACCACGACCCGGAGCGCAACCAGTGGGGCGCGCTGCGCGTCTGGAACGATGACGAGATCGCCGGTGGCAGCGGCTTCCCGGCCCATCCGCACCGGGACATGGAGATCATCACCTATATCCGCGAAGGAGCGATCACCCACAAGGACAGCCTGGGCAACAGCGGCCGGACCGAGGCGGGCGACGTTCAGGTGATGAGTGCGGGCAGCGGCATCCGGCACTCGGAAGCCAACGACGAGCCCGGCCTGACCCGCATCTTCCAGATCTGGATCATGCCCGACCGCCAGGGTGGCGAGCCGAGCTGGGGTGCGCGGCCGTTTCCCCGCGATGCCCGCGCCGGACGCTTCGTGACGCTCGCGAGCGGGTTCGAGCAGGATGCGGACGCGTTGCCGATCCGGGCCGACGCCCGCGTATCCGGCGCCACCCTCAAGGCAGGAGAGAGCGTGGAGTATGCGGCCGAGGGCACCCGCCACATCTACCTGGTGCCCGCCACCGGGACGATCGAGGTGAACGGGGTCCGTGCGGAAGCGCGGGACGGCGTCGCGGTCCAGGGCGAGGCCAGCCTCAGGATCACCGCGATCGACGATGCCGAAATCATCCTCGTGGACGCCTCCTGA
- the wrbA gene encoding NAD(P)H:quinone oxidoreductase, whose translation MSKILVLYYSSYGHIETMAGAIAEGARTAGADVDIKRVPELVPEEVAKSSHFKLDQSAPIAEPDELVNYDAIIVGTGTRYGRMSAQMANFFDRTGGLWAKGALIGKVGAAFTSTASQHGGQETTLLSILTNLMHHGLVVTGLPYSFQGQLRLDEVSGGTPYGASTLAGADGSRQVSQNELDGARFLGAHVAALATKLAA comes from the coding sequence ATGAGCAAGATCCTGGTTCTCTACTATTCGAGCTATGGCCATATCGAGACGATGGCCGGAGCGATCGCCGAGGGCGCGCGGACCGCCGGTGCCGACGTCGACATCAAGCGCGTGCCCGAGCTGGTGCCGGAAGAGGTCGCAAAGTCGAGCCACTTCAAGCTGGACCAGAGCGCCCCGATCGCCGAGCCGGACGAGCTGGTGAATTACGATGCGATCATCGTCGGCACCGGCACCCGCTACGGCCGGATGTCGGCGCAGATGGCGAACTTCTTCGACCGCACCGGCGGGCTTTGGGCCAAGGGCGCGTTGATCGGCAAGGTCGGCGCCGCCTTCACCTCGACCGCCAGCCAGCATGGCGGCCAGGAGACCACGCTGCTCTCGATCCTGACCAACCTCATGCACCATGGCCTGGTCGTCACCGGCCTGCCCTATTCGTTCCAGGGCCAGCTCAGGCTCGACGAGGTCAGCGGCGGCACCCCTTACGGTGCCAGCACACTCGCCGGTGCCGACGGTTCCAGGCAGGTGAGCCAGAACGAGCTCGATGGCGCACGCTTCCTCGGCGCCCACGTCGCGGCACTTGCCACCAAGCTGGCGGCCTGA
- a CDS encoding YceI family protein, translating to MKTTLITATAALALTFGLGTAFAQSASHEPSAVKSGTYSVEPGHTQVGFSLLHLGFSYYSGVFSNVSGTLTLDASNPTASKLDVTIPIESVATTSSKLDAELKGADWFDAAKYPTATFTSTSVVTMGKDGAKITGNLTLHGVTRPETLTAHFVGAGINPLDKKYTVGFEATGTIKRSEFGVKTYVPLVGDAVRLTIAGAFELPG from the coding sequence ATGAAGACCACTCTGATTACTGCGACCGCCGCCCTGGCACTCACCTTCGGGCTGGGAACGGCATTCGCACAGAGCGCATCGCATGAGCCCTCCGCCGTGAAGTCGGGCACCTACAGCGTGGAGCCGGGCCATACCCAGGTCGGTTTCAGCCTGCTGCATCTCGGCTTCAGTTATTATTCGGGTGTGTTCTCGAACGTGTCCGGCACGCTCACCCTGGACGCATCGAATCCGACGGCGTCGAAGCTCGACGTCACCATCCCGATCGAGTCGGTCGCGACCACCAGCAGCAAGCTGGACGCCGAGTTGAAGGGTGCGGACTGGTTCGACGCCGCGAAATATCCGACCGCCACCTTCACCTCGACCAGCGTCGTCACGATGGGCAAGGATGGCGCCAAGATCACCGGCAACCTGACGCTGCATGGCGTGACCAGGCCGGAGACACTGACCGCACACTTCGTCGGCGCCGGCATCAATCCGCTCGACAAGAAGTATACGGTCGGCTTCGAGGCAACCGGCACCATCAAGCGGAGCGAGTTCGGGGTGAAGACCTACGTGCCGCTGGTCGGCGACGCCGTGCGCCTCACCATCGCCGGCGCCTTCGAACTGCCGGGCTGA
- a CDS encoding LysE family translocator, which yields MTDPFLFTATVLALLAVPGPTNSLVATSGAVAGIGRSLKLVPAEVAGYLIAVMVLGLLLRPIMTEFPGLAMVLRGAVGIYLLGLAVKLWRQGQRLTDRDAGPPAAEAIGMTQIFVTTLLNPKAIVFALGIIPFGTRHLPLYLAGFAVLIAIVAAGWSVAGATLGGAAHRRGRGRVVPRIGAATIGAFAIVMMLGPIVARMAR from the coding sequence ATGACCGATCCGTTCTTATTCACCGCGACGGTCCTGGCGCTGCTTGCCGTGCCGGGCCCGACCAACAGCCTGGTCGCGACCAGTGGAGCCGTCGCCGGCATCGGGCGATCGCTGAAGCTGGTACCGGCCGAAGTTGCCGGCTACCTGATCGCGGTCATGGTGCTGGGCCTGCTGCTGCGGCCGATCATGACGGAGTTCCCCGGGCTGGCGATGGTCCTGCGCGGAGCCGTCGGCATTTATCTGCTGGGACTTGCGGTCAAGCTGTGGCGGCAGGGCCAACGATTGACCGACCGGGACGCCGGCCCGCCCGCAGCCGAAGCGATCGGGATGACCCAGATCTTCGTCACCACGCTGCTCAATCCCAAGGCGATCGTCTTCGCGCTCGGAATCATCCCGTTCGGAACCCGCCACCTGCCACTCTACCTGGCGGGATTCGCGGTGCTGATCGCCATCGTCGCGGCAGGCTGGAGCGTGGCCGGTGCGACGCTTGGCGGCGCGGCACATCGTCGTGGCCGAGGTCGTGTCGTGCCTCGGATCGGTGCCGCGACGATCGGCGCGTTCGCCATCGTCATGATGCTGGGTCCGATCGTGGCACGGATGGCGCGGTAA
- a CDS encoding lysophospholipid acyltransferase family protein: protein MRIPIGLAKGLPTTRLHASGTSPARSGPRWSGLHHVRVWHLRLAFAVTAIVAAVLVVVGSVAALALNQVLADRRGSVGRWMLRFGARLVLRVATLTGLLRCDLPALAELSGPHRRTGLLLVANHPSRLDALFMIASVPGLVCVTKASIWDRTLVGAAIRMSGYPRAGDNRHLATAATALLEGRPVLVFPEGTRSPPGGPGRFHPGFACLARQAQVPIQAVMIETDPDFLGQNQPLLRVPARPVRIVLHAGARFDPPGNRPGDMRRLALAVERAFHDTPASPLLEMAA from the coding sequence ATGCGAATTCCGATCGGGCTTGCCAAAGGTCTGCCCACCACACGCCTGCACGCCTCGGGAACCAGCCCGGCAAGGTCCGGTCCGCGGTGGAGCGGCCTCCATCACGTGCGAGTATGGCATCTTCGTCTGGCGTTTGCCGTCACCGCGATCGTCGCTGCGGTCCTGGTGGTCGTGGGCAGCGTCGCCGCGCTGGCGTTGAACCAGGTGCTGGCGGATCGGCGCGGCTCGGTTGGCCGCTGGATGCTTCGGTTCGGCGCACGGCTGGTGCTTCGGGTGGCGACGCTGACCGGTCTGCTCCGGTGCGACCTGCCGGCACTCGCGGAACTGTCCGGCCCGCACCGGCGCACCGGACTGCTGCTGGTCGCGAACCATCCATCGCGGCTCGACGCGCTGTTCATGATCGCGTCCGTGCCCGGGCTCGTCTGCGTTACAAAGGCGTCGATCTGGGACCGCACGCTGGTCGGCGCGGCCATCCGGATGTCCGGCTACCCACGGGCCGGCGACAACCGGCACCTCGCCACCGCCGCCACGGCGCTGCTCGAAGGCCGTCCGGTCCTGGTGTTTCCGGAAGGAACCCGGAGCCCGCCCGGCGGCCCCGGCCGCTTCCACCCGGGGTTCGCGTGTCTGGCGCGACAGGCACAGGTGCCGATCCAGGCGGTCATGATCGAAACCGACCCCGATTTTCTTGGGCAGAACCAGCCCCTCCTGCGCGTGCCGGCACGGCCCGTACGCATCGTCCTGCATGCCGGAGCGCGCTTCGATCCGCCGGGTAACCGGCCGGGCGATATGCGGCGGCTGGCCCTCGCGGTCGAACGGGCTTTCCATGACACGCCGGCCAGTCCGCTTCTGGAGATGGCGGCGTGA
- a CDS encoding glycosyltransferase family 2 protein gives MTASPTHLVLIPSYNTGARLIETVREATAHWSSVWVVIDGSTDGSERGLDDAAARLPGLRVLALDQNRGKGAAILHGLKLAATAGFTHVLTMDADGQHPANHIGRFMAASRADPAAMILGRPVFDEHAPALRVQGRRISNWWANVETPGCSIEDSLFGFRVYPIADLVAVMDGTRWMRRFDFDPEAAVRLCWRGLRSINLAAPVRYLRADEGGVSHFHYGRDNLLLAWMHLRLVLGALSRLMRRPRGSGIH, from the coding sequence GTGACCGCATCACCGACCCACCTGGTACTGATCCCGTCCTACAATACCGGGGCCCGCCTGATCGAGACGGTTCGCGAGGCCACGGCTCACTGGTCCAGTGTCTGGGTGGTGATCGACGGCAGTACCGACGGCAGCGAACGGGGGCTGGACGACGCGGCCGCTCGGCTTCCGGGCCTGCGCGTGCTCGCACTCGACCAGAACCGGGGCAAGGGCGCGGCGATCCTGCACGGGCTGAAGCTGGCGGCGACCGCCGGCTTCACCCACGTGCTGACCATGGATGCCGACGGGCAGCATCCGGCGAACCATATCGGCCGCTTCATGGCAGCATCCCGTGCCGATCCGGCCGCGATGATCCTGGGACGCCCGGTATTCGACGAGCATGCGCCGGCGCTGCGGGTACAGGGACGACGTATTTCCAACTGGTGGGCCAATGTCGAGACTCCCGGTTGCTCGATCGAAGACTCGCTGTTCGGCTTTCGCGTCTATCCGATCGCCGATCTCGTCGCCGTCATGGACGGTACGCGCTGGATGCGTCGTTTTGATTTCGATCCGGAGGCAGCGGTACGCCTGTGCTGGCGCGGCCTACGCTCCATCAATCTAGCGGCGCCGGTACGTTATCTGCGCGCAGATGAGGGCGGGGTCTCGCATTTTCATTATGGAAGGGACAATCTTCTGCTGGCCTGGATGCATCTTCGTCTCGTGCTCGGAGCGTTGTCACGTCTCATGAGACGCCCGCGCGGCTCCGGAATACACTGA
- a CDS encoding COG4648 family protein: MIASRRFAGATCLVAAPASAHLAMAFGYAQLAVEALALLQLAGLFFLFTAWSGSTQAPFERWVRTRLWMLPAILLWLAVAQAPPRLVLLLDAALFHAVIQASLLLLFARSMRPDHEPLATEMARRIHGSLRPDIVAYTWCVTLAWCLFFAAELCLSVGLLGAGLTGWLPIRWWWVVVPDSCLPATIVIFVVEYIIRRWLITDFEHVGFRVAISVFRSRAGVS; the protein is encoded by the coding sequence ATGATTGCGAGCCGACGTTTCGCTGGAGCAACCTGCCTCGTCGCAGCCCCCGCATCAGCCCACCTGGCGATGGCGTTCGGCTACGCGCAGCTAGCAGTCGAGGCGCTGGCCCTGCTGCAGCTGGCCGGCCTCTTTTTCCTGTTCACTGCCTGGTCCGGCTCGACTCAGGCACCGTTCGAACGCTGGGTCCGCACCCGGCTATGGATGCTGCCGGCGATCCTGCTCTGGCTTGCCGTCGCGCAGGCGCCGCCGAGGCTGGTGCTCCTGCTCGACGCAGCGTTGTTCCACGCGGTGATACAGGCGAGCCTGCTGCTGCTGTTCGCACGGTCGATGCGGCCGGACCATGAACCGCTGGCAACGGAAATGGCGCGCCGGATCCACGGCTCCCTGCGCCCGGACATCGTCGCCTACACGTGGTGCGTCACTCTGGCCTGGTGCCTGTTCTTCGCGGCTGAGCTCTGCTTGTCGGTGGGCCTGCTCGGTGCCGGGTTAACCGGATGGCTGCCGATCCGCTGGTGGTGGGTCGTGGTGCCCGATAGCTGCCTGCCTGCCACGATCGTAATCTTCGTCGTCGAATATATAATCAGGCGTTGGTTGATCACCGATTTCGAGCATGTCGGGTTTCGTGTCGCAATCAGTGTATTCCGGAGCCGCGCGGGCGTCTCATGA
- a CDS encoding phosphopantetheine-binding protein, translated as MTVQRREIALDTSFPTDRQSSFERELAELTVQTLQLEIGADEIDAIAPLFGEGLGLDSIDALELSLAISRRYGVELKSDDERNGEIFSSLRNLSAHIAASRTC; from the coding sequence ATGACGGTTCAAAGACGTGAGATAGCCTTGGATACGTCCTTCCCGACTGACCGACAGAGTTCATTCGAGCGCGAGTTGGCGGAGCTTACCGTACAGACGCTGCAGCTTGAGATCGGTGCGGACGAGATCGACGCCATCGCTCCCCTGTTCGGAGAGGGACTGGGGCTCGACTCGATCGACGCGCTGGAGCTGTCCCTGGCCATATCCCGCCGTTATGGCGTCGAACTGAAGTCCGACGACGAACGCAACGGGGAAATCTTTTCGTCTCTTCGAAACCTCAGCGCGCATATCGCTGCCAGCCGGACCTGCTGA